From the genome of Kosmotoga arenicorallina S304, one region includes:
- a CDS encoding DUF4910 domain-containing protein produces MKISGEKTKALVEFISGFTRSRGSASYSELLVKLVSYLKNAGVPSNAIRIKEYPCDGESIFGNYRSTFAWEPIKAELWLKKPYRQFITSLKNSPTALLFGSAPTDGWIELPLVVYKGKGNYLGKAVLAKATPKRVFEDAVINGGAKAILLSHMRGQCPEIAREPESNLDVVNYLSIPNTKEDYKYRAFGFSLSERKYRLLEKLLEKGQVSIEASVETMVEKGMLQILEIDLTEKKSPYVLIIAHLCHPSPGANDNASGAALALEIAEIISAAKGFPPIKISLVPEFLGSTPYAIEMKREDDLPFLVINLDMVGENQDKTGSSFLLTETPPILPKRYDYLLEYNIMKNIPRCDEIPIKRFYRIPYSAGSDHCPFTAIGISSPFLGHLPDRYYHTDADSPDKVDCKELEWVGSSVLKSLKDMSSSNPHSDVYIKSKSISDFVYYCENIKHKPGSKELYGAFLKAFEAQENGFNSLFSIESFLPSERSLVPKFEGSIGFEWYYDLPETLKKSLKWNAVSLAELITVSANILGSRESTELFISVYYGISQEAISELIDFLVDNGYFMEGEF; encoded by the coding sequence ATGAAAATAAGTGGCGAAAAAACCAAAGCCCTTGTTGAATTCATCAGTGGATTTACACGCTCTCGCGGAAGTGCGTCATACAGCGAATTACTTGTAAAACTGGTTTCTTATCTCAAAAATGCGGGTGTTCCATCAAATGCAATTCGAATTAAGGAATATCCCTGCGATGGTGAATCAATATTTGGGAATTACAGATCAACCTTCGCCTGGGAGCCCATCAAGGCTGAACTCTGGCTAAAGAAACCATATAGGCAATTTATCACATCTTTAAAGAATTCTCCCACCGCACTGCTTTTTGGCAGCGCACCAACTGATGGCTGGATCGAGTTGCCTCTTGTGGTGTACAAAGGTAAGGGGAATTACTTGGGCAAAGCAGTGCTGGCAAAAGCTACTCCAAAAAGAGTGTTCGAAGATGCAGTCATCAATGGAGGGGCAAAAGCCATTCTTCTGAGTCATATGAGAGGTCAATGTCCGGAAATTGCCCGTGAACCCGAAAGTAACCTCGATGTAGTTAATTATCTGAGCATTCCCAATACAAAAGAGGATTACAAATATAGAGCTTTTGGCTTCTCTCTTTCTGAAAGGAAGTACCGTTTATTAGAAAAGCTTCTGGAAAAAGGGCAGGTATCAATAGAAGCTTCAGTCGAGACAATGGTTGAGAAGGGAATGTTACAGATTCTAGAAATAGACCTGACAGAGAAGAAGAGCCCCTATGTGTTAATCATTGCCCATCTATGCCATCCTTCTCCGGGTGCAAATGATAATGCCAGCGGAGCGGCACTTGCACTTGAAATTGCAGAAATAATATCAGCCGCAAAGGGGTTTCCTCCTATAAAAATCTCTTTAGTGCCTGAATTTCTTGGGAGCACACCTTACGCTATTGAAATGAAGCGGGAAGATGATCTACCCTTTTTGGTAATCAATCTCGATATGGTCGGGGAAAATCAGGATAAAACAGGCTCTTCCTTTTTGCTTACGGAAACGCCGCCTATCTTACCGAAGAGATATGACTATCTGCTTGAATATAACATCATGAAAAATATTCCCCGATGCGATGAAATACCTATTAAACGCTTTTATAGAATCCCATATAGTGCAGGTTCTGATCATTGCCCTTTTACAGCCATTGGCATAAGCTCTCCTTTTCTGGGTCACCTGCCCGATCGGTACTATCATACAGATGCAGACAGTCCCGATAAAGTGGACTGCAAAGAATTAGAATGGGTTGGTAGTTCTGTTCTGAAAAGCCTGAAAGATATGTCATCTTCCAACCCCCATTCCGATGTATATATAAAGAGCAAATCGATATCTGATTTCGTTTATTACTGTGAGAATATCAAACACAAACCCGGAAGCAAAGAGTTATATGGAGCCTTTTTGAAAGCCTTTGAAGCGCAAGAAAACGGTTTTAACTCTCTGTTCTCCATAGAATCTTTTCTACCATCTGAAAGGAGCCTGGTTCCAAAATTTGAGGGGTCTATAGGATTTGAATGGTATTATGACCTTCCTGAAACTTTAAAAAAATCGTTGAAATGGAATGCTGTATCTCTGGCAGAATTGATTACGGTATCGGCAAATATATTAGGAAGTAGAGAATCCACTGAATTATTTATTTCCGTTTATTACGGAATCTCTCAGGAAGCAATTTCTGAGTTAATTGATTTTTTGGTGGATAATGGTTATTTTATGGAGGGAGAATTTTGA
- a CDS encoding monovalent cation/H(+) antiporter subunit G — protein MKIIALFFFFSGSFLVIFGTLRAVIARSLVQSLHYFGISDTVGLSMLALSAFFFGLLNPLEALVLIGLIVVSGPVISHIIARAYLNSQRR, from the coding sequence ATGAAGATAATTGCTCTTTTCTTTTTTTTCAGCGGAAGCTTTCTTGTTATTTTTGGGACATTGCGAGCTGTTATTGCAAGAAGTCTGGTGCAATCTTTGCATTATTTTGGTATTTCCGATACGGTTGGTTTGAGCATGCTTGCTCTTTCAGCATTCTTTTTTGGGTTGCTAAATCCACTGGAAGCGCTTGTCTTGATAGGACTGATCGTTGTCTCGGGGCCTGTTATCTCACACATTATTGCTAGAGCTTATTTAAATTCCCAGAGGAGGTAA
- a CDS encoding MFS transporter, translating into MAKKMRKTFLFTTMGGFFNFGFSAIAFGSALPAIEKSLNIDHEKAGLILATSSLGFFSAAFFTMIFGKKLGAFKSLTLSMLINTVALFLITGARAFLWLFASYLLLNFGNGLLEIDSGVGASIIEKERRGSILNLMHSLYALGAILSPVLVSLFLKSESDWWMPFFIAGLSNAFVFIFSIRLLPAKAGPTKKIEDPEMVKGSGKRDTVFWLIMIGVFLYVGYEVGFSSWLSAYIYDVKELDLRLAALFPSLLWLGLLVGRLLAGIFLERMGYSKSMLILTSISLFSFLGVLYAKSGIIMSLLVFGVGFGFSAMFPTLQAVLLRGSKLDAEISVSAFTFAASLGATFSSYIIGFVGKFFGLGAGILLILFMILLEMFVVISLYRREIIASREI; encoded by the coding sequence ATGGCAAAAAAAATGCGAAAGACTTTCTTGTTCACTACGATGGGAGGATTTTTCAACTTCGGGTTTTCAGCGATAGCTTTTGGAAGCGCCCTTCCCGCTATTGAAAAGAGTTTGAACATAGACCATGAAAAAGCGGGTCTGATTCTCGCCACATCTTCTCTTGGCTTTTTCTCGGCAGCATTTTTTACAATGATTTTTGGAAAGAAACTGGGGGCATTTAAATCGCTTACACTATCAATGCTAATTAATACGGTAGCGCTTTTTTTGATAACAGGAGCCCGGGCATTTCTCTGGCTTTTTGCATCCTATCTTCTTTTGAACTTTGGAAATGGTTTGCTCGAAATTGATTCAGGCGTGGGAGCTTCGATCATTGAGAAGGAAAGGCGTGGCTCAATACTGAACTTGATGCATTCTTTATACGCCCTTGGAGCGATTTTATCTCCTGTGCTTGTATCGCTTTTTTTGAAGAGCGAAAGCGATTGGTGGATGCCATTTTTTATAGCAGGATTGAGCAATGCCTTTGTATTTATCTTCAGCATAAGATTGCTTCCCGCAAAAGCGGGACCTACTAAAAAAATAGAAGACCCTGAAATGGTGAAAGGCTCCGGTAAAAGGGATACTGTGTTTTGGCTGATCATGATCGGCGTCTTCCTTTATGTGGGCTATGAAGTGGGTTTTTCTTCATGGCTTTCTGCGTACATTTATGATGTCAAAGAATTGGATTTAAGATTAGCTGCCCTGTTTCCTTCCCTGCTGTGGTTAGGCTTGCTGGTAGGACGCCTTCTCGCCGGGATTTTTCTTGAAAGGATGGGATATAGCAAATCTATGCTGATATTAACCAGTATATCCCTCTTTTCATTTCTTGGGGTTTTGTACGCAAAATCCGGTATTATAATGAGCTTGTTGGTTTTTGGAGTGGGATTTGGATTTTCAGCTATGTTCCCCACATTACAGGCAGTACTTCTAAGAGGCAGCAAGCTAGATGCTGAGATATCAGTAAGCGCTTTTACCTTTGCTGCATCCCTTGGAGCGACTTTTTCCAGTTACATTATAGGTTTTGTTGGAAAATTCTTCGGTTTGGGAGCGGGTATTTTGCTGATCCTTTTCATGATTTTACTGGAAATGTTTGTCGTTATCTCATTGTACAGGAGGGAGATAATTGCAAGTAGAGAGATATGA
- a CDS encoding sodium:proton antiporter codes for MISDVVIYTSLVGAFIGTLGMLLTSNLIKKILALGIVETSVTLFFVAISSKSGTKAPIIQSVPFEAENFADPIPQAVIITSIVIGFAILSLLLAFTIMLHNRFHTVDVNLIENMLEGEEE; via the coding sequence ATGATAAGCGATGTGGTAATATATACATCTTTGGTTGGGGCCTTTATAGGCACGCTGGGGATGCTCCTGACTTCGAACCTGATAAAGAAAATACTTGCTCTTGGTATCGTTGAAACTTCCGTAACGCTCTTCTTTGTGGCTATTTCTTCAAAGAGTGGCACAAAAGCACCTATCATCCAGTCTGTACCCTTTGAAGCGGAAAATTTTGCAGACCCAATACCTCAGGCAGTGATAATTACGAGTATCGTAATTGGATTTGCTATTTTGAGCCTATTGCTTGCCTTTACAATAATGCTCCATAATAGGTTTCATACGGTAGATGTCAATCTGATTGAAAATATGCTGGAAGGGGAAGAAGAATGA
- a CDS encoding MnhB domain-containing protein gives MNLKKSLVIILVCYIFGLLLFQIDFTPTSEPKAKIATLIEKVKVPNTVTAVYLQSRAYDTLFEVIVFSVGVLGVTIMLKAEPRSELSEQTVFGTAQVYSSGILAISVTLFLYVVLNGHISPGGGFAGGVILAGSVVLYGVSSSFIKALSHYEKLQMRILENIALVATLSLMTMGFSFPNFSFKLSELQNFGSILSGGVIPLLNLFIGLKVYAGSWKMASEFVVRRGTL, from the coding sequence ATGAACTTAAAGAAATCTCTGGTGATAATTCTTGTATGCTATATTTTTGGTCTTTTGCTTTTTCAGATCGATTTTACGCCAACTTCCGAACCTAAGGCCAAAATAGCGACTTTAATAGAAAAAGTGAAAGTGCCAAACACAGTCACTGCTGTTTATTTGCAGTCGCGGGCCTACGATACTCTTTTTGAAGTGATCGTGTTTTCCGTTGGGGTTCTTGGTGTGACCATCATGTTGAAAGCTGAACCCAGAAGCGAGCTTTCTGAACAAACTGTTTTCGGAACTGCTCAGGTTTATAGTTCAGGTATATTAGCCATATCAGTTACGCTCTTTTTGTATGTGGTATTAAATGGGCATATTTCACCAGGCGGTGGTTTCGCTGGAGGCGTGATTCTTGCAGGTAGCGTTGTGCTTTATGGAGTAAGCTCGAGTTTTATAAAAGCTCTTTCTCACTATGAAAAATTGCAGATGAGGATTTTGGAAAACATAGCGCTCGTTGCTACTCTGTCATTGATGACCATGGGATTTTCTTTCCCGAATTTTTCTTTCAAGCTTAGCGAATTGCAAAACTTCGGAAGCATCTTGAGTGGGGGTGTTATACCACTTCTTAACCTCTTTATAGGGCTTAAAGTTTATGCGGGATCGTGGAAAATGGCAAGCGAATTCGTGGTCAGGAGGGGGACACTATGA
- a CDS encoding class I SAM-dependent methyltransferase → MHRSWEYYDEIASKYDYMYEEPYWVLYHMLLELLISDQRINGRILDLGTGTGRWAIDLAKKGMNVVAIDPSEKMLSVAKMKAHLNEVKIDFMKAKGEALPFEKDYFDAVLAMGDVISYCDSPMKLLSEVNRVLKPEGKLVATVDNAFAFLQDFVSNVESKNAEKFMRNKRVLIGDSSVSRIHFHTTPFFPDDIKVLLSKTGFKLIDIAGMVVFAPYDEEKLARNIDDALAWEYRFCREEQLFGRAEHLFFAAAKG, encoded by the coding sequence TTGCATAGATCATGGGAATATTACGACGAGATAGCCAGCAAGTATGATTACATGTATGAAGAGCCCTATTGGGTTCTTTATCATATGCTTTTGGAACTACTCATATCAGATCAAAGAATAAATGGAAGAATTCTTGATTTAGGGACCGGTACAGGGCGCTGGGCAATCGATTTAGCCAAAAAAGGTATGAATGTTGTGGCTATAGACCCATCAGAGAAAATGCTGTCAGTTGCAAAAATGAAAGCCCATTTAAATGAGGTGAAGATTGATTTCATGAAGGCGAAAGGTGAGGCTCTCCCATTCGAAAAAGATTATTTCGACGCTGTTCTGGCAATGGGCGATGTTATTTCTTATTGCGATTCACCCATGAAATTGCTTTCAGAAGTAAACAGAGTTCTAAAACCAGAGGGAAAGCTCGTTGCCACAGTAGATAACGCCTTTGCATTCCTGCAAGATTTTGTGTCCAATGTTGAGTCAAAAAATGCAGAGAAATTCATGCGAAATAAGAGAGTTCTAATCGGTGATAGTTCAGTTAGCCGCATTCACTTTCATACAACACCCTTCTTTCCTGATGATATCAAAGTATTACTTTCTAAAACAGGATTTAAGCTTATAGATATTGCGGGAATGGTAGTTTTTGCACCTTACGATGAGGAAAAATTAGCGAGAAACATTGATGACGCTCTGGCATGGGAATACAGATTTTGCAGGGAAGAGCAGTTATTTGGAAGAGCCGAACATCTTTTTTTTGCTGCGGCGAAAGGGTGA
- the murA gene encoding UDP-N-acetylglucosamine 1-carboxyvinyltransferase, with amino-acid sequence MSQIIVSGEKKLEGTVRISGAKNAALPILAATVMIDEPVVIRNVPELRDINTMLSILQKIGKKVTFEHGVVQIEPGEILLGNVPYDLVGKMRASFNLFGPLVMACGWARVGKPGGCNIGQRPVDYHVEGLKRFGLKIVEEHGDVFGEIPAEFDSHVEYELPFKSVGATEQLMTTASLMEDSEIVIKNAAEEPEIVDLQNFLNKAGANVSGAGTDTIRIRGVKKLHGSEYSVIPDRIEAGTYLLAGVITRGNVIVENVIPDHLKALLDTLKKMGAEVTVSDNTVRVEVLNKLKPVKVSAEPYPGFPTDLQPIITAVLSTIEGDSIVEELVFENRFGYVDEMNRMGAHIKVKDRRAHIKGTRKLSGAEISAPDIRAAAALVIAGMAAEGETIVHNAGHIFRGYEKLKEKFNSIGAYLRVYPDEE; translated from the coding sequence TTGAGTCAAATAATTGTGTCTGGTGAAAAAAAGCTTGAAGGAACGGTAAGAATTAGCGGTGCGAAAAATGCGGCTCTTCCAATACTTGCTGCAACCGTAATGATTGATGAACCCGTGGTCATAAGAAATGTACCGGAACTGAGAGATATTAATACAATGCTCTCCATACTCCAAAAAATAGGGAAAAAAGTAACTTTTGAGCACGGAGTAGTGCAAATAGAACCCGGAGAAATCCTTTTGGGGAACGTTCCCTACGATCTGGTAGGAAAGATGAGGGCATCGTTTAACCTGTTCGGCCCATTGGTTATGGCATGTGGCTGGGCAAGAGTGGGAAAGCCAGGGGGTTGCAATATCGGACAAAGGCCTGTTGATTATCACGTCGAAGGTTTAAAACGTTTTGGCTTGAAGATAGTGGAAGAACATGGTGATGTCTTTGGCGAAATACCCGCTGAATTTGACAGCCATGTTGAATATGAATTGCCTTTTAAAAGCGTTGGCGCAACAGAGCAACTGATGACCACCGCTTCGTTGATGGAAGATAGCGAAATAGTTATTAAGAACGCCGCCGAGGAACCAGAAATAGTTGATCTCCAGAATTTCCTTAATAAGGCTGGCGCGAACGTTAGTGGTGCAGGTACAGATACTATTCGTATTAGAGGGGTTAAAAAACTCCACGGAAGCGAGTACAGTGTAATCCCCGATAGGATAGAAGCCGGAACATACTTGCTTGCTGGCGTCATAACCCGTGGCAATGTTATTGTTGAAAATGTTATTCCCGATCATTTGAAAGCCCTGCTTGACACTTTGAAGAAAATGGGCGCAGAAGTTACTGTAAGTGATAATACAGTTAGAGTGGAAGTATTAAACAAGCTAAAGCCTGTTAAAGTCAGCGCCGAACCTTATCCTGGATTCCCAACAGATTTGCAGCCAATTATTACAGCGGTGCTTTCCACAATTGAAGGGGATTCTATCGTAGAAGAGCTTGTTTTCGAAAATCGCTTTGGCTATGTTGATGAAATGAATAGGATGGGCGCCCACATAAAGGTTAAAGACAGAAGAGCTCACATCAAAGGAACTCGAAAACTCAGCGGTGCCGAAATAAGTGCTCCTGATATAAGAGCTGCTGCTGCCCTTGTCATTGCTGGCATGGCTGCAGAAGGCGAAACGATTGTCCACAATGCCGGACATATATTCAGAGGATATGAGAAATTAAAAGAAAAATTCAACTCTATTGGTGCTTATCTTAGGGTCTATCCTGATGAGGAGTGA
- a CDS encoding NAD(P)/FAD-dependent oxidoreductase: protein MQVERYDVIVIGAGPAGCAASKILSENGARVLLIDKFGYDKDKGCGGGLTPKALRLLKKIFPRTRVEANPVRKLAVNYGKNGQTKKVCSLLFKNPIFYITTRSILDGELLKAAIESGLEFKKERAIAVEKSSEFFKVKTDNTEFHADYVLIAAGVFGLSLLTDKFHQKYSSIVHFKAKKLSNAASLTFFENGYVWYFPGVEKASIGSGVYSEGKQSFYKSMDNLKSTRYEIPENIDYRVTPIPDFSLDFIYKANELMDGCLLIGDSAGLVDSWTGEGISYALYSGMVAAKSIIKYRNSGLNKKYLRELQPILENLVMAVGLRNSFLRNFPEKVQLIKDKKFARLLFSYVSIFSKSIFGLGLKSYFIPGAKVRIESFKNEDGWS, encoded by the coding sequence TTGCAAGTAGAGAGATATGATGTCATAGTAATCGGGGCTGGTCCAGCAGGTTGCGCGGCATCAAAAATCCTTTCTGAAAACGGTGCCAGGGTCTTGTTGATCGACAAATTCGGTTACGATAAAGATAAAGGCTGTGGAGGCGGCCTTACGCCAAAAGCTTTAAGATTACTTAAAAAAATCTTTCCTCGTACTCGAGTGGAAGCAAACCCCGTGAGAAAGCTTGCGGTAAATTATGGAAAAAATGGGCAAACCAAGAAGGTATGCAGCTTGCTTTTCAAAAATCCAATATTTTATATCACCACCAGATCCATTTTAGACGGCGAACTCCTGAAAGCCGCCATTGAATCTGGATTAGAATTCAAGAAGGAACGGGCAATTGCAGTAGAAAAAAGCAGCGAGTTCTTCAAGGTCAAGACAGATAATACCGAATTTCACGCTGATTATGTGCTCATCGCCGCAGGTGTATTTGGTTTAAGCTTGTTGACAGATAAATTCCATCAGAAATATTCCAGCATAGTTCATTTCAAAGCTAAAAAACTTTCAAATGCGGCTTCGCTTACTTTTTTCGAAAATGGCTATGTCTGGTATTTCCCGGGTGTTGAAAAAGCCTCGATAGGCTCTGGTGTTTATTCGGAAGGTAAACAGTCTTTTTATAAATCAATGGATAATCTTAAATCAACCCGGTATGAAATACCTGAAAACATTGATTATCGTGTAACTCCAATTCCGGATTTCTCGCTGGATTTTATTTACAAAGCGAATGAACTAATGGATGGGTGTCTGTTAATTGGCGACAGCGCAGGACTTGTTGATAGCTGGACGGGTGAAGGGATAAGCTATGCCCTTTACTCAGGCATGGTTGCTGCAAAATCTATCATTAAATACAGGAATTCTGGGCTCAACAAGAAATATCTCCGTGAGCTTCAACCTATTCTGGAAAATCTTGTAATGGCCGTTGGATTACGGAACAGCTTTTTAAGAAATTTCCCCGAAAAGGTTCAGCTAATAAAGGATAAAAAATTTGCAAGGCTTCTCTTTTCTTATGTTTCAATATTTTCAAAAAGCATTTTTGGTTTAGGATTAAAAAGCTACTTCATTCCCGGGGCAAAGGTAAGGATAGAGAGTTTTAAGAATGAAGATGGGTGGTCATAA
- a CDS encoding hydrogenase subunit MbhD domain-containing protein, whose product MLFAVAAFSIFYLVASISMISAKTNFKAVIWYGILGFFSSLIMLLLGAPDVALTQFTVGVILIILVYIMAIRKQRRVRIGYIPTPHMIYHSNDTLHGLEWEIISRIQVLEGYHIEPKAFKNSSQAIEALKSGNVDIVCGGLIDDNVQDQDFFEKIPYLDTILFKIGDREVDYINLKILGKTVEKIEAVPSSRTRYIFLLSRGAEDLKNFIVSDLNELESSGELKNIVERYL is encoded by the coding sequence ATGCTTTTTGCAGTAGCTGCTTTCTCGATTTTTTATCTTGTTGCATCTATATCAATGATATCTGCAAAAACTAACTTTAAAGCAGTTATTTGGTATGGAATTTTAGGTTTTTTTTCGTCATTAATAATGCTCCTTCTCGGAGCACCGGATGTTGCGCTGACACAATTCACAGTTGGTGTCATCCTTATCATATTGGTTTATATAATGGCAATTAGAAAACAGCGAAGGGTAAGAATTGGTTATATTCCAACCCCTCATATGATATACCACAGTAACGATACTCTTCATGGGCTTGAATGGGAAATAATTTCCAGAATACAGGTGCTTGAAGGTTATCATATTGAGCCGAAAGCCTTTAAGAACTCTTCTCAGGCAATAGAGGCGCTAAAATCTGGAAATGTTGATATAGTTTGCGGCGGCCTGATAGATGATAATGTTCAAGATCAAGACTTTTTTGAAAAAATTCCTTATCTCGACACAATTCTTTTCAAAATAGGAGACCGTGAGGTGGATTACATTAACCTGAAAATCCTGGGCAAAACGGTGGAGAAAATTGAAGCCGTACCATCATCCAGGACACGTTACATCTTTCTTTTGTCAAGGGGAGCGGAAGATTTGAAGAATTTCATAGTTTCAGACTTGAATGAACTTGAAAGTTCCGGGGAACTAAAAAACATTGTGGAGAGATACCTATGA
- a CDS encoding radical SAM protein: MTFPLYLEAYKNGTLREIITSFESHLKQCQLCPRECKVNRYHSTGICGQGSTAKISAAVLHYGEEPPLVGEGGAGAVFFSGCSMKCVYCQNFGFSQMNRGREIDVRELGKLFLKIQEQGGETLDLVTPTPHLPHILKALEYAIEKGFKLPIVYNTSGYEKLETIKSLEGIVDIYLADIRYTSDDMGKKYSGVPDYWTVTRKSIKEMYRQVGAFKKNERFQRGLIIRHLVLPEKISGTEEMLDFLAFELSLSVPISLMSQYKPVYKASEYSELARRITPDEYNYALTLLEDYGFDGWMQHFEKKEEFRVKPLLEES, from the coding sequence TTGACATTCCCTTTATACCTTGAAGCTTATAAAAACGGAACGTTAAGGGAAATAATAACATCCTTTGAATCTCATCTAAAACAGTGCCAGCTATGTCCAAGAGAGTGCAAGGTAAACAGATACCATTCAACAGGAATATGTGGTCAGGGCTCCACAGCTAAGATAAGTGCAGCGGTTCTTCATTATGGTGAGGAGCCTCCCCTTGTTGGCGAAGGTGGTGCTGGCGCGGTATTTTTCAGCGGTTGCTCCATGAAATGTGTATATTGCCAAAACTTTGGCTTTAGCCAGATGAACAGAGGCAGGGAAATAGATGTTAGAGAGCTCGGAAAGTTGTTCTTGAAAATTCAGGAACAGGGAGGGGAAACTCTGGATCTGGTTACGCCCACACCACATCTCCCTCATATACTGAAAGCTTTAGAATACGCTATAGAAAAGGGATTCAAGCTTCCTATTGTATACAACACAAGCGGCTATGAGAAACTGGAAACTATCAAATCGCTTGAAGGAATTGTTGATATTTATCTGGCTGATATACGTTATACTTCCGATGATATGGGAAAGAAATACTCAGGAGTTCCGGATTATTGGACTGTAACAAGAAAATCAATAAAGGAAATGTACAGGCAAGTTGGCGCATTCAAGAAAAACGAAAGATTCCAACGAGGGCTAATAATCAGGCATCTGGTTCTGCCAGAAAAAATATCCGGAACTGAAGAGATGCTCGACTTTCTCGCGTTTGAGCTTTCCCTATCGGTGCCAATTTCTCTAATGTCGCAATACAAGCCTGTCTATAAAGCCTCTGAATATTCTGAATTGGCGCGAAGGATCACACCGGATGAATACAATTATGCTTTAACGCTTCTGGAAGATTACGGTTTTGATGGCTGGATGCAACACTTTGAAAAAAAAGAAGAATTTAGGGTAAAACCGCTGTTGGAGGAATCATGA
- a CDS encoding proton-conducting transporter transmembrane domain-containing protein, with the protein MIIYLSIIPLLLGGLSLALHRRRKIAISLTFASLIASAVILLFNLGKDFEAVIGDWGMLGISIGYDEFSLPFLLAVIVVLAAVTLNSLHKSYDGFFYALITLLLGSLNAVFITRDLFNVYVSFELASIIGFILIAYGREGKQIWATVKYMLIAALGFNFYLVGIGLVYLKSGTFSFLALDYMDRLPAALIFTGLSVKSGLFLLSMWLPDAHANAGTEISPILSGLMVKIEDYLVIRFLQYSSFEWLRNFYLVIGTFSAVAGVLFAMNARKAKDVLAYHTFSQIGFIIAASNMAAAWHAFSHAVFKGLLFMTAGNIKERLGTQKISEWKGKVNIKEFLPLIVGSAAIMGTPLTSGFVTKNGIMDSISGPAKYFLIVASIGTVISFSKLIFVGISKEKMKQRWNISLGYGIMVFTIFAHGIIGFDTHHTLDALLMIAVGIPLYFMLKSFLKPLPRILEKLDNSFILYLLLFGVMLSVIII; encoded by the coding sequence ATGATAATTTATCTGAGCATTATCCCGCTTTTGCTCGGTGGCTTATCGCTGGCGCTTCATAGAAGGAGAAAAATAGCGATTTCCTTAACTTTTGCTTCTTTGATAGCGTCTGCTGTCATACTTTTGTTCAACCTTGGAAAAGACTTTGAAGCTGTTATAGGTGACTGGGGCATGCTTGGGATTTCAATAGGGTACGATGAATTTTCACTTCCCTTTCTTTTGGCTGTAATAGTAGTTTTAGCGGCAGTGACTCTAAATTCTCTTCATAAAAGCTATGATGGCTTTTTCTATGCTCTAATCACCCTGCTTCTCGGATCATTGAATGCTGTTTTTATCACAAGGGATCTTTTTAACGTCTATGTTTCCTTTGAGCTCGCATCGATAATAGGCTTTATCTTGATTGCGTATGGCAGGGAAGGAAAGCAAATATGGGCGACTGTAAAATACATGCTTATTGCGGCACTTGGATTCAATTTTTATCTGGTTGGCATCGGGCTTGTTTACTTGAAAAGCGGCACTTTTTCCTTTTTAGCCCTTGATTACATGGACCGGTTGCCAGCAGCGCTTATATTTACCGGGCTTTCTGTCAAATCCGGGTTATTTTTGCTTTCGATGTGGCTCCCAGATGCTCACGCAAATGCCGGGACCGAAATCTCGCCGATACTTTCTGGCTTGATGGTGAAAATAGAGGATTATCTTGTTATCAGATTTTTGCAATACAGCTCTTTTGAATGGTTGAGAAACTTCTATCTGGTGATAGGCACATTCAGCGCGGTCGCTGGCGTACTCTTTGCTATGAACGCCAGGAAAGCAAAAGATGTTCTCGCTTATCATACATTTTCACAGATAGGCTTTATTATCGCTGCAAGCAATATGGCTGCCGCATGGCATGCGTTTAGCCATGCAGTGTTCAAAGGATTGCTTTTCATGACTGCGGGGAACATCAAAGAGCGATTGGGTACTCAGAAGATCAGTGAATGGAAGGGTAAAGTTAATATCAAGGAATTTCTACCTTTGATTGTCGGCTCGGCAGCGATAATGGGAACTCCGTTAACATCTGGTTTTGTCACTAAAAATGGCATTATGGATTCCATATCAGGGCCAGCGAAATACTTTCTGATAGTAGCGTCGATAGGAACGGTCATTAGTTTTTCAAAGCTGATATTTGTCGGTATATCAAAGGAGAAAATGAAACAGCGCTGGAATATATCCCTTGGATATGGCATTATGGTGTTCACTATATTCGCTCATGGAATTATCGGCTTTGACACGCACCATACCCTTGATGCATTGCTCATGATCGCCGTCGGAATTCCTCTGTATTTCATGCTGAAAAGTTTCTTAAAGCCATTGCCCCGAATTCTTGAAAAGCTCGATAATTCCTTTATTCTGTACTTATTGCTTTTTGGAGTAATGTTATCTGTCATAATAATATAA